A single window of Candidatus Saccharibacteria bacterium DNA harbors:
- a CDS encoding MarR family transcriptional regulator: MKNPDPTLPQGRTALLSQLIENFQQSHRSIIRIKSKQTTGLPHAQRALLLTVDSKNKSNIKELSQILDITPAAITQQVEILVEQNLLIREIDSNDRRNVIVSLSKPGLELVKKLQAIRLEKIKGYFANITDQQLDNFVDVLKKVNQNIRKDL; this comes from the coding sequence ATGAAAAACCCAGACCCAACCCTACCCCAAGGCCGTACAGCCTTACTCAGCCAACTAATTGAGAACTTTCAGCAATCCCACCGCTCAATTATCCGAATCAAATCCAAACAAACTACTGGTCTACCTCATGCCCAACGTGCCTTACTCCTGACAGTTGATAGTAAAAATAAAAGTAATATCAAAGAACTGTCCCAAATCCTCGATATCACCCCAGCTGCAATTACCCAACAAGTAGAGATCCTGGTCGAACAAAACTTACTGATAAGAGAAATAGACTCCAATGATCGACGTAATGTAATAGTATCCCTGAGCAAACCAGGCCTAGAACTCGTCAAGAAACTCCAAGCAATCAGACTAGAAAAAATCAAAGGCTATTTTGCCAATATTACTGATCAGCAACTAGATAATTTTGTTGATGTCTTAAAGAAAGTTAATCAAAATATTAGAAAGGATCTATAG
- a CDS encoding MFS transporter yields MKEKLSQSKLLRKWAPLIVLSSALMIIIIDTTVLNVSIRNMITDLKTTVQGIQWVISAYSLTIAALTVTGGRLGDLFGRKKMFQIGAILFAIGSIVTSIAPNIGWVIIGNAIIEGIGAALMMPATAALLVNNYQGKDRAMAFAIWGAVAASAAAIGPILGGWLTTYYSWRWAFRINILVVIALLIGSRYVKEAVTKIEKPTLDFGGVLLSSLSLVSIVYGLIESSNYGWLVSKAPFSIFGHSATPFGLSISIITIIFGLILLIVFAYYEKRYEDSGHTPLVSLALFANKQFSAGTITTTLMAMGQTGLIFAIPIFYQSVLGLDALETGIGLIPMSIAIMISAPFALKLTKWLTPKRIIQLGFIVSCLGLLILIMTLDAVSSRLVLAPGLFIYGIGLGLGFSQLNNLTLSAVSVEQSGEASGVSNTLRQVGSSFGSAIIGAALIASLTSNIISGIEVNKVIPESAKQSIVEQIQAAGSNIEFASPLDPSTTPPQITKEITTLTHQSTVQGNRLALELTMLFTLIALISSSLLPNIHNLETGKPAIEQPANAH; encoded by the coding sequence ATGAAAGAAAAACTGTCTCAATCAAAATTGCTTCGCAAATGGGCACCCTTAATCGTCTTGTCTTCGGCTCTAATGATCATCATTATTGATACCACTGTCCTCAATGTCTCCATTCGCAATATGATTACAGATCTCAAGACTACAGTCCAAGGTATTCAATGGGTGATCTCTGCTTACTCCTTGACTATTGCCGCACTGACCGTGACAGGGGGTAGACTAGGAGATCTGTTTGGTCGCAAAAAAATGTTCCAAATAGGAGCAATACTCTTCGCTATTGGTTCAATCGTCACCTCAATTGCCCCAAATATTGGCTGGGTAATCATTGGTAATGCAATCATTGAGGGCATTGGGGCTGCCCTAATGATGCCAGCTACTGCTGCCTTGCTCGTCAATAACTATCAAGGCAAAGATCGAGCAATGGCTTTTGCTATCTGGGGAGCAGTTGCTGCAAGTGCAGCAGCCATCGGTCCGATTCTCGGAGGTTGGCTGACTACTTACTATTCTTGGCGTTGGGCATTTCGAATCAATATTCTTGTAGTTATTGCCCTTTTGATTGGTTCTCGTTATGTCAAAGAGGCAGTCACTAAGATTGAAAAACCAACCCTAGATTTTGGCGGGGTGTTGCTCAGCTCTCTAAGTCTTGTCTCAATAGTCTATGGTCTAATTGAATCTAGTAACTATGGCTGGCTGGTTTCCAAAGCACCTTTTTCTATATTTGGACACAGTGCAACTCCTTTTGGTCTCTCGATTTCAATAATCACAATTATCTTTGGATTGATACTATTAATTGTCTTTGCCTATTACGAGAAAAGGTATGAAGATTCTGGACATACACCCTTGGTATCTCTTGCCTTATTTGCAAACAAACAATTTTCGGCAGGGACTATTACTACTACCCTAATGGCAATGGGTCAAACTGGACTAATATTTGCAATACCGATCTTTTACCAGAGTGTCCTAGGTCTGGATGCACTTGAAACAGGTATCGGACTAATACCAATGTCAATCGCGATTATGATTTCAGCACCTTTCGCACTCAAGCTAACCAAATGGTTAACCCCAAAAAGAATCATTCAGCTAGGATTTATTGTTAGTTGCCTGGGCTTATTAATCCTGATCATGACCCTTGATGCAGTTAGCAGCAGACTAGTATTGGCTCCAGGTTTGTTCATCTATGGTATAGGTCTAGGTTTAGGGTTTAGTCAACTCAACAACTTGACTCTATCTGCTGTTTCCGTGGAACAATCTGGTGAAGCTTCAGGAGTCAGTAATACGCTTAGACAAGTAGGTTCTAGCTTTGGTTCAGCAATTATAGGAGCTGCCTTGATAGCTAGTCTGACTAGCAATATCATCTCTGGTATTGAAGTTAACAAAGTGATTCCCGAATCAGCCAAACAATCTATTGTCGAGCAAATTCAAGCAGCTGGATCCAATATAGAATTTGCCAGCCCTCTAGATCCCAGTACTACGCCTCCTCAGATTACCAAAGAAATTACTACATTGACTCACCAGTCAACTGTTCAAGGCAATCGCTTAGCGCTAGAATTGACTATGCTATTCACTCTGATCGCCCTGATATCCAGTAGCCTACTCCCCAATATTCACAATCTAGAGACTGGAAAACCTGCCATCGAACAGCCGGCCAATGCGCACTAG
- a CDS encoding efflux RND transporter permease subunit, translating to MKNNFLSKISWNFASKYRLTLIIWFGLLIFGFASYSTLLKKEGFPPINLPIGAVQGTYFVNDSTKVDTEITQPIAKALEPIDSIDNYQASTGANFYSIFITFNEETKVEDGVREVQAALNAIKLPTGATSNVASFDPSKFDNKYNLLLAVYDKQDSNYQDLAIKATQVAEELAGADEIVAAQAVPVLETVINPADGQSIEKQTTINKIAINQDGETTFYPAVNVGVVKAEGFDDLELSNAVENVLGDIDNNSQIKTKITADFATTINQQIASLQSSLLWGLFAVIVVTLLLISWRAALVISLFIPTVLAGTFAGLYTMGITLNTITLFAVILTLGLFVDDATIIVEAIDAHRKDSKKSREIIQKAITRVGIASIAGTLTTILVFAPMLFISGILGSFIRLLPVTVILSLGLSLVISVTLVPFLARPIILAGSNRAKLLDKLSLLVPVEKFLAGKLSKLPLLNRDKPKRGRLVTLAMVSLSILAVFGAGIFAGKLPMDVFPQSKDSDILQATVEFAPGTTIEQAEKITDKLDANIITAIGEELTNVSYLSANERNASLEIGLTSYNERKPTSHQLIERLENTGLDIDGATIQYSQRDAGPGAEEFPFQMRIYGQDITLLDSAATEISNFIDEQEFQINGQDLNVAEVTIDEDGSINRTEQGRFITILARFSNPDLSSPAIIDLEQAVKDQFNEAKLKEIGLHQDSLDFDVSQESENTDSFNSIGVGLVIALIMMYFLLVMLYNSFLLPILIFTAIPFSLFGVFFGLTVTDNSLSFFVMLGLLGLIGIVVNNTILLTEYAEQERAGGADRWTAISNAVRDRFRPLVTTTSTTVFALMPLAISDPFWQALAYTLIFGMLSSTILIILAFPYYYLLVARIREWKDRVLPGLR from the coding sequence ATGAAGAATAATTTTCTAAGTAAGATATCTTGGAATTTTGCAAGTAAATATCGTCTAACATTAATAATCTGGTTTGGACTATTGATCTTTGGTTTTGCAAGCTACTCGACTCTGCTCAAAAAAGAAGGCTTCCCCCCAATCAATCTGCCAATTGGTGCCGTTCAGGGTACTTATTTTGTCAATGATTCCACCAAGGTAGATACTGAAATCACCCAGCCAATCGCAAAAGCCCTGGAACCAATAGACAGCATTGATAATTATCAAGCTTCTACAGGCGCAAATTTCTACTCTATCTTTATTACGTTTAATGAAGAGACAAAAGTAGAGGATGGTGTCAGAGAAGTTCAGGCAGCTCTAAATGCAATTAAGTTGCCAACAGGAGCTACTAGCAATGTTGCTAGTTTCGATCCCTCCAAATTTGACAACAAATACAATCTATTGCTTGCAGTCTATGACAAACAAGACTCTAACTATCAAGATCTAGCAATCAAAGCTACACAAGTTGCAGAAGAGTTGGCTGGAGCAGATGAGATTGTTGCTGCTCAAGCAGTACCAGTATTAGAAACGGTTATAAATCCTGCCGATGGTCAATCTATTGAGAAACAAACTACTATCAACAAGATTGCAATTAATCAAGATGGAGAGACTACATTCTACCCAGCAGTTAATGTTGGCGTGGTCAAGGCTGAGGGGTTTGATGATCTAGAGCTCTCAAATGCTGTCGAGAATGTACTAGGGGATATTGATAATAATTCCCAAATTAAAACCAAGATCACTGCCGATTTTGCCACTACTATAAATCAACAAATTGCTTCTTTGCAAAGTAGCTTACTCTGGGGACTTTTTGCGGTGATCGTTGTGACTCTACTCTTGATTAGCTGGAGAGCAGCCCTTGTAATCTCACTATTTATCCCCACCGTCCTAGCTGGAACTTTTGCTGGATTATACACTATGGGGATCACCCTCAATACCATTACCCTATTTGCCGTAATCCTAACACTGGGGCTTTTTGTCGATGACGCAACCATCATAGTTGAGGCAATTGATGCTCACAGAAAAGATAGCAAAAAAAGTCGAGAGATTATCCAAAAAGCAATTACACGTGTCGGAATAGCTTCAATAGCCGGTACCCTCACCACTATCCTTGTCTTTGCTCCGATGTTGTTTATCAGTGGTATACTAGGTAGCTTTATCAGACTTTTACCAGTGACGGTTATTCTCTCTCTTGGCTTATCTCTAGTCATATCGGTAACCTTGGTGCCTTTTCTAGCGAGACCTATTATTCTAGCAGGGTCTAATCGTGCAAAATTACTCGACAAACTCAGCCTCTTAGTACCAGTAGAAAAATTTCTGGCTGGCAAACTTTCCAAGCTGCCTCTACTCAACCGTGACAAACCAAAACGTGGCAGACTGGTGACCCTCGCAATGGTCTCACTAAGTATCCTTGCCGTATTTGGAGCTGGAATATTTGCTGGAAAACTACCTATGGATGTTTTCCCTCAAAGCAAAGATAGTGATATTTTGCAAGCAACTGTTGAATTTGCCCCTGGTACCACAATAGAACAAGCTGAAAAAATCACTGACAAACTTGATGCCAATATCATTACTGCAATTGGTGAAGAGCTGACCAATGTTAGCTACCTGTCTGCAAATGAAAGAAACGCTAGCCTCGAAATTGGCCTGACCAGCTACAACGAACGCAAGCCAACCAGCCACCAGTTGATTGAACGACTGGAGAATACTGGACTTGATATTGATGGCGCGACTATTCAGTATTCTCAAAGAGATGCCGGTCCAGGTGCTGAAGAGTTTCCTTTTCAAATGAGGATCTATGGTCAAGATATCACCCTACTTGATTCTGCTGCAACCGAGATCTCAAACTTCATTGATGAGCAAGAGTTCCAAATCAACGGCCAAGACTTGAATGTAGCTGAGGTAACAATAGACGAAGATGGCTCAATCAACCGTACCGAACAAGGTAGATTCATCACAATTCTAGCGAGGTTTAGTAACCCTGACCTAAGTTCTCCTGCTATAATCGATCTAGAACAAGCTGTCAAGGATCAGTTCAATGAAGCCAAGCTTAAGGAGATAGGGCTACACCAAGACTCCTTAGATTTTGATGTTAGTCAAGAGAGCGAGAATACTGATAGCTTCAATTCAATTGGAGTTGGGCTAGTAATTGCCCTAATCATGATGTACTTCTTGTTGGTCATGCTCTACAACTCATTCCTGCTACCTATTTTGATTTTTACTGCCATACCATTTAGCTTATTTGGTGTATTCTTTGGCTTGACTGTTACAGATAATTCTCTAAGCTTCTTTGTGATGCTAGGACTACTTGGACTAATCGGTATAGTCGTCAATAATACTATCTTATTGACTGAATATGCTGAACAGGAAAGAGCTGGTGGTGCCGACCGTTGGACTGCAATTAGCAATGCCGTAAGGGATCGCTTCAGACCACTAGTTACCACTACCTCAACAACAGTATTTGCCTTGATGCCACTCGCAATTAGTGATCCGTTTTGGCAAGCCTTGGCCTATACGCTAATATTTGGGATGCTATCTAGTACAATTCTAATTATCCTTGCCTTCCCCTACTATTATCTTCTTGTCGCAAGAATTCGCGAATGGAAAGATAGGGTTTTGCCTGGTCTCAGATGA
- a CDS encoding winged helix-turn-helix transcriptional regulator, giving the protein MKVDLAFRSKKLSSLAGIDIGLPQLEILFCLDYFGDQGASIKQLCELTYKTSSAITQLVEGLEKTDHLTRTPSDQDKRVVIVKLTKKGQSHFLKFFESLIGALEKVVEPLSNQELIDLTKIDNKIAEHILKLKPAKESA; this is encoded by the coding sequence TTGAAAGTTGATTTAGCCTTTAGATCCAAAAAGTTATCTAGCCTAGCAGGAATTGATATTGGGTTACCCCAACTCGAGATCCTATTTTGCCTAGATTACTTTGGTGATCAAGGCGCATCAATCAAGCAGCTCTGCGAGCTGACATACAAGACAAGTAGTGCGATCACTCAGTTAGTAGAGGGTCTAGAGAAAACTGACCACCTGACAAGAACTCCTTCAGACCAAGACAAAAGAGTAGTTATAGTAAAGCTAACCAAAAAAGGCCAAAGTCACTTCTTGAAATTCTTTGAAAGCTTGATTGGTGCACTAGAGAAAGTTGTTGAACCACTGAGTAACCAAGAGCTAATCGACCTAACAAAGATAGATAACAAGATAGCCGAGCATATACTTAAATTAAAACCAGCAAAGGAGAGTGCATGA
- a CDS encoding ABC transporter ATP-binding protein: MKQTTNPPLQITNLSKHYGKYRGVENINIKLNHGEVFGFLGPNGAGKSTTIRTILDFIKPSSGTIEIFGLDSQKESVKIKNYLGYLAGEIALYPEMTGIDTLKYLTSLGKQTDWDYVDKLSKRLDASLDRPIKSLSKGNVQKIGLIQAFMHKPDLIILDEPTSGLDPLIKQVFYEIVLEMKNQGKTLFVSSHDLTEVQKICDRAAFIRQGRLIAIESVSQTSSITLRHIIMRFKTQPKVKDYSKIAGVSNVVAKGNQLELTIKGDLGPLISALSKNPPIDLETQETNLEEIFMHYYQEEPSND, from the coding sequence ATGAAACAAACAACCAATCCTCCGCTACAGATAACAAACCTTAGCAAACACTATGGGAAGTATCGTGGAGTTGAAAACATCAATATCAAGCTAAATCACGGTGAAGTATTTGGGTTTTTGGGACCAAATGGTGCTGGCAAGAGCACAACCATCAGAACAATCCTTGACTTCATCAAGCCATCTTCAGGCACTATTGAAATATTTGGTCTGGATAGCCAGAAAGAAAGCGTCAAAATCAAAAATTACCTTGGCTACCTCGCAGGAGAAATAGCACTCTATCCAGAAATGACTGGGATCGATACCCTCAAATATCTAACCTCCCTAGGTAAGCAAACAGACTGGGATTATGTTGACAAGTTAAGTAAACGCTTGGATGCATCGCTGGATAGACCAATTAAGTCTTTGTCCAAGGGTAATGTCCAGAAAATCGGTCTGATTCAGGCATTCATGCACAAGCCAGACCTAATCATTCTCGATGAGCCTACTAGTGGACTCGATCCGTTGATTAAGCAAGTATTCTATGAAATAGTTCTAGAAATGAAAAACCAAGGCAAAACCTTGTTTGTTTCTTCGCATGATCTAACTGAGGTACAGAAGATTTGTGATCGAGCAGCCTTCATCCGTCAGGGTAGACTGATTGCTATCGAGTCAGTCAGCCAAACTAGCTCTATCACCTTACGCCACATCATCATGAGATTTAAAACTCAACCCAAGGTCAAAGACTATAGCAAAATAGCTGGGGTCAGTAATGTGGTAGCCAAGGGTAACCAACTTGAACTAACCATCAAAGGTGATCTAGGTCCGCTGATATCTGCCTTGTCAAAGAACCCACCTATTGATCTGGAAACACAAGAGACAAACTTAGAAGAAATATTCATGCATTATTACCAAGAGGAGCCAAGCAATGATTAA